A single region of the Pseudomonas granadensis genome encodes:
- the betI gene encoding transcriptional regulator BetI produces the protein MPKVGMQPIRRQQLIEATLQAVDQVGMGDASIALIARLAGVSNGIISHYFQDKNGLIAATMRYLMSVLSENVTARRQALADDSPRAHLQVIIEGNFDASQVNGPAMKTWLAFWATSMHQPSLHRLQRINDHRLYSNLCCEFRRALPLEEARNAARGLAALIDGLWLRGALSGDAFDTAQAQRIAYEYMDYQLAKQAGQSTQKPLDA, from the coding sequence ATGCCCAAGGTCGGTATGCAACCCATCCGCCGTCAACAACTGATCGAAGCCACGTTGCAAGCGGTCGATCAGGTCGGAATGGGGGACGCCAGCATTGCGCTGATCGCCCGTTTGGCCGGTGTCTCGAATGGCATCATCAGTCATTACTTTCAGGACAAGAACGGCCTGATCGCCGCCACGATGCGGTACCTGATGAGCGTCCTCAGCGAGAACGTCACCGCGCGCCGTCAGGCGCTGGCAGATGACAGCCCACGGGCGCATCTGCAGGTGATCATCGAAGGCAACTTCGACGCCAGCCAGGTCAATGGCCCGGCAATGAAAACCTGGCTGGCCTTCTGGGCCACCAGCATGCACCAGCCGTCTTTGCACAGGTTGCAGCGGATCAACGATCACCGTCTGTATTCCAACCTGTGCTGCGAGTTCCGCCGGGCGTTGCCGCTCGAAGAAGCGCGCAATGCCGCGCGAGGCCTGGCAGCGTTGATTGACGGCTTGTGGTTGCGCGGCGCGCTGTCGGGAGACGCTTTCGACACGGCGCAGGCGCAACGGATCGCTTACGAATACATGGATTACCAATTGGCCAAGCAGGCAGGTCAGAGCACACAGAAACCGCTCGACGCCTGA
- the betB gene encoding betaine-aldehyde dehydrogenase has translation MARFELQKLYIDGAYTDAGSDATFEAINPANGEVLAQVQRATKEDVERAVVSAEKGQKIWAAMTAMERSRILRRAVDILRERNDELAALETLDTGKSFSETRYVDIVTGADVLEYYAGLVPAIEGEQIPLRDTSFVYTRREPLGVVAGIGAWNYPIQIALWKSAPALAAGNAMIFKPSEVTSLTTLKLAEIYTEAGVPNGVFNVLTGSGREVGTWLTEHPRIEKISFTGGTDTGKKVMASASASSLKDVTMELGGKSPLIICDDADLDRAADTAMMANFYSSGQVCTNGTRVFVPAHLKAAFEAKIVERVARIRVGNPEDENTNFGPLVSFAHMESVLAYIEKGKEQGARVLCGGGRLTDGEFAKGAFVAPTVFTDCTDDMTIVREEIFGPVMAILSYETEEEVIRRANDTDFGLAAGIVTRDLNRAHRVIHQLEAGICWINAWGESDAKMPVGGYKQSGVGRENGISSLNNFTRIKSVQVELGDYVSVF, from the coding sequence ATGGCCCGTTTCGAACTGCAAAAACTCTACATCGATGGCGCGTACACCGACGCTGGCAGCGATGCCACCTTCGAAGCCATCAACCCGGCGAACGGTGAAGTCCTCGCCCAAGTGCAACGCGCGACCAAGGAAGACGTCGAGCGCGCTGTGGTCAGCGCTGAAAAGGGCCAGAAGATCTGGGCCGCGATGACCGCCATGGAGCGTTCGCGCATCCTGCGTCGCGCCGTCGACATCCTGCGCGAGCGCAACGATGAACTGGCCGCGCTGGAAACCCTGGACACCGGCAAATCCTTCTCCGAAACCAGGTACGTCGACATCGTTACCGGTGCAGACGTGCTGGAATACTACGCAGGCCTGGTGCCCGCCATTGAAGGCGAGCAGATTCCGCTGCGTGATACTTCTTTCGTTTATACCCGCCGCGAGCCGCTGGGCGTGGTCGCCGGTATCGGCGCGTGGAACTATCCGATCCAGATCGCCTTGTGGAAATCCGCGCCCGCCCTGGCGGCCGGTAACGCGATGATCTTCAAGCCAAGCGAAGTGACCTCGCTGACCACCCTGAAACTGGCCGAGATCTACACCGAAGCCGGCGTGCCAAACGGCGTGTTCAACGTCCTGACCGGCAGCGGCCGTGAAGTCGGCACCTGGCTGACCGAGCACCCGCGCATCGAGAAAATCTCCTTCACCGGCGGCACCGACACCGGCAAGAAAGTCATGGCCAGCGCTTCGGCCTCGTCGCTCAAAGACGTGACCATGGAACTGGGCGGCAAGTCGCCGCTGATCATCTGCGACGACGCTGACCTCGATCGCGCCGCCGACACCGCGATGATGGCCAACTTCTACAGCTCCGGTCAGGTTTGCACCAACGGCACCCGCGTGTTCGTACCGGCGCACCTGAAAGCCGCGTTCGAAGCCAAGATCGTTGAGCGCGTTGCGCGCATTCGCGTCGGCAACCCGGAAGACGAAAACACCAACTTCGGTCCGCTGGTCAGCTTCGCCCACATGGAAAGCGTGCTGGCTTACATCGAGAAAGGTAAGGAGCAAGGCGCACGCGTCTTGTGCGGTGGTGGTCGTCTGACCGACGGCGAATTCGCCAAAGGCGCGTTCGTGGCACCGACCGTGTTCACCGATTGCACCGACGACATGACCATCGTTCGCGAAGAAATCTTCGGTCCGGTCATGGCGATCCTCTCCTACGAAACCGAAGAAGAAGTGATCCGCCGCGCCAACGACACCGACTTCGGCCTCGCCGCCGGTATCGTCACCCGCGACCTGAACCGCGCGCACCGCGTGATTCATCAGCTGGAAGCCGGTATCTGCTGGATCAACGCCTGGGGCGAGTCCGACGCAAAAATGCCGGTCGGTGGCTACAAGCAGTCGGGTGTGGGCCGTGAGAACGGGATCAGCTCGCTGAACAACTTCACCCGCATCAAATCGGTACAGGTCGAGCTGGGCGATTACGTCTCGGTGTTCTGA
- the betA gene encoding choline dehydrogenase, giving the protein MTKEYDYIIIGAGSAGNTLATRLTEDEGVTVLLLEAGGPDYRYDFRTQMPAALAFPLQGRRYNWAYETDPEPHMDGRRMECGRGKGLGGSSLINGMCYIRGNAMDYDGWAKLPGLEDWSYLDCLPYFRKAETRDIGPNDYHGGDGPVSVTTPKAGNNPLFHAMVEAGVQAGYPRTEDLNGYQQEGFGPMDRTVTPNGRRASTARGYLDVAKKRSTLTIVTHALTDKILFEGKRAVGVRYLIGDAEERVEAKARKEVLLCSGAIASPQILQRSGVGPAKLLESLDIPVVHDLPGVGENLQDHLELYLQYACTQPVSLYPSLLWYNQPAIGAEWLFNGTGIGASNQFEAGGFIRSRPEFEWPNIQYHFLPVAINYNGSNGVKEHGFQAHMGSMRSPSRGRIQVKSKDPRQHPSILFNYMATEQDWQEFRDGIRLTREIMQQPALDAFRGREISPGIDVQTDEQLDKFIREHAETAFHPSCSCKMGTDEMAVVDGEGRVHGMQSLRVVDASIMPIITTGNLNAPTIMMAEKIADRIRGRKPLPRSNAAYYVANGAPVKGKPMRDITPVTQ; this is encoded by the coding sequence ATGACTAAAGAATACGACTACATCATCATAGGCGCCGGTTCTGCAGGTAACACACTTGCCACCCGTCTGACTGAAGACGAAGGCGTCACCGTTCTGCTGCTCGAAGCCGGCGGTCCGGATTACCGTTACGACTTCCGCACGCAAATGCCGGCCGCGCTGGCGTTCCCGCTGCAGGGCCGCCGCTACAACTGGGCCTACGAAACCGATCCAGAGCCACACATGGACGGTCGCCGGATGGAATGCGGTCGCGGCAAGGGCCTCGGTGGCTCATCGCTGATCAACGGCATGTGCTACATCCGTGGCAACGCCATGGACTACGACGGCTGGGCGAAACTGCCGGGCCTGGAAGACTGGTCGTACCTTGATTGCCTGCCGTACTTCCGCAAGGCGGAAACCCGTGACATCGGCCCGAACGATTACCACGGTGGCGACGGTCCAGTCAGCGTGACCACGCCGAAAGCCGGCAACAACCCGCTGTTCCACGCCATGGTTGAAGCCGGCGTACAGGCCGGTTATCCGCGCACCGAAGACTTGAACGGTTACCAGCAGGAAGGCTTCGGCCCGATGGACCGCACCGTGACGCCGAATGGCCGTCGTGCTTCCACCGCCCGTGGTTATCTTGACGTCGCCAAAAAGCGCTCGACCCTGACCATCGTCACCCACGCGCTGACCGACAAGATTCTGTTTGAAGGCAAGCGTGCAGTCGGCGTGCGTTACTTGATTGGTGATGCTGAAGAGCGCGTGGAGGCCAAGGCGCGCAAGGAAGTCCTGCTGTGCTCCGGCGCCATCGCGTCGCCGCAGATTCTGCAGCGTTCCGGTGTCGGCCCGGCGAAACTGCTGGAAAGCCTCGATATCCCGGTGGTTCACGACCTGCCGGGCGTCGGTGAAAACCTCCAGGATCACCTCGAGCTGTACCTGCAATACGCCTGCACCCAGCCGGTCTCGCTGTACCCGTCACTGCTCTGGTACAACCAGCCGGCGATCGGTGCCGAGTGGCTGTTCAACGGCACCGGCATCGGCGCCAGCAACCAGTTCGAGGCCGGCGGTTTCATTCGTTCGCGTCCGGAATTCGAATGGCCGAACATCCAGTACCACTTCCTGCCGGTGGCGATTAACTACAACGGCAGCAACGGTGTCAAAGAACACGGTTTCCAGGCACACATGGGTTCCATGCGTTCGCCGAGCCGTGGCCGCATCCAGGTGAAATCCAAGGATCCGCGCCAGCACCCGAGCATCCTGTTCAACTACATGGCCACCGAGCAGGACTGGCAGGAATTCCGCGACGGCATCCGCCTGACCCGCGAGATCATGCAGCAGCCGGCCCTCGACGCCTTCCGTGGTCGGGAGATCAGCCCGGGCATTGACGTGCAAACCGATGAGCAACTGGACAAGTTCATCCGCGAGCACGCCGAAACCGCGTTCCACCCGTCGTGCTCGTGCAAGATGGGCACCGACGAGATGGCCGTGGTCGATGGCGAAGGCCGTGTGCACGGCATGCAGAGCCTGCGCGTGGTCGATGCCTCGATCATGCCGATCATCACCACCGGCAACCTCAACGCACCGACGATCATGATGGCCGAGAAAATCGCCGACAGGATCCGTGGCCGCAAACCGCTGCCGCGCAGCAATGCCGCTTACTACGTGGCCAATGGCGCGCCGGTCAAAGGCAAGCCGATGCGCGATATCACCCCGGTTACTCAGTAA
- a CDS encoding TldD/PmbA family protein, with translation MFDFHPQLKQRFAALRTGAEFFSLRYVRESGQYLSVRKNVAEPPSLSRDEGAMLTVRVNGVEAYAATNDLSQQGLQTALERAEQQARRLKPHALLDLRDQPLSSDRADYFSPNLEQPFPSLSECYELLGAESASVPKDERLVNWQVSIGITHVEQIYLSSAGAELRQAQRFVYPSLDVTAYDGNDSQTRSLGRENFGQQGGADVISRCGLVGAGPQVADQALQLLLAPNTPQGPRDLLLMPDQMMLQIHESIGHPLELDRILGDERNYAGTSFVKTSDFGSLQYGSELLNVTFDPGIPEELASYGHDDDGSQASKQFLIRDGLLLRPLGGALSQYRAGLDGVANSRACSWNRAPIDRMANLNIEPGDQPLSLLIEGIEHGILMSTNRSWSIDDARNKFQFGCEWGQLIENGELKGVVKNPNYRAISAHFWKSLRAVGNADTVKVLGTPNCGKGEPNQVIRVGHASPACVFSNIDVFGGDA, from the coding sequence ATGTTCGATTTTCACCCCCAGCTCAAGCAGCGCTTCGCTGCCTTGCGCACGGGCGCCGAGTTTTTTTCCCTGCGCTATGTCCGCGAGTCCGGGCAGTACCTGTCGGTGCGCAAGAACGTCGCCGAACCGCCGAGCCTGAGCCGCGATGAGGGGGCGATGCTCACCGTGCGCGTCAACGGCGTCGAAGCCTACGCGGCGACCAACGATCTCTCGCAGCAAGGCCTGCAAACCGCGCTCGAGCGCGCCGAACAGCAAGCCCGCCGACTCAAGCCGCATGCCTTGCTCGACCTGCGCGATCAGCCGCTGAGCAGCGATCGGGCTGATTATTTTTCGCCCAACCTCGAACAACCTTTCCCGTCGCTGAGCGAATGCTATGAATTGCTCGGCGCGGAATCCGCCTCGGTGCCCAAGGATGAGCGCCTGGTGAACTGGCAAGTGAGCATCGGCATTACCCACGTCGAGCAAATCTACCTGAGCAGCGCCGGCGCCGAATTGCGCCAGGCCCAGCGCTTCGTGTACCCGAGCCTCGACGTCACCGCCTACGACGGCAATGACAGCCAGACCCGCAGCCTCGGCCGTGAGAATTTCGGCCAGCAGGGCGGCGCCGATGTGATCAGTCGCTGCGGTCTGGTCGGCGCCGGCCCGCAAGTCGCCGATCAGGCGCTGCAATTGCTGCTCGCGCCGAACACCCCGCAAGGCCCGCGCGACCTGCTGTTGATGCCCGATCAGATGATGCTGCAAATCCACGAATCGATCGGCCACCCGCTGGAACTCGACCGGATCCTTGGCGACGAGCGCAATTACGCCGGCACCAGTTTCGTCAAGACCAGCGACTTCGGCAGCCTGCAATACGGCTCCGAACTGCTCAACGTGACCTTCGATCCGGGCATTCCCGAAGAACTCGCCAGCTATGGGCATGACGACGACGGCAGCCAGGCGAGCAAACAATTCCTGATCCGCGATGGCCTGTTGCTGCGCCCGTTGGGCGGGGCGCTGTCGCAATACCGCGCCGGGCTCGACGGCGTCGCCAACAGCCGCGCGTGCAGCTGGAACCGCGCGCCGATCGACCGCATGGCCAACCTCAATATCGAACCGGGCGACCAGCCGCTGAGCCTGCTCATTGAAGGCATCGAGCACGGCATTCTGATGAGCACCAACCGTTCGTGGTCGATCGACGATGCGCGCAACAAATTCCAGTTCGGCTGCGAATGGGGCCAGTTGATCGAGAACGGTGAACTTAAAGGCGTGGTGAAAAATCCCAACTACCGGGCAATTTCCGCGCACTTCTGGAAAAGCCTGCGCGCCGTGGGCAACGCCGACACCGTCAAGGTGCTTGGTACGCCGAACTGCGGCAAGGGCGAACCGAACCAGGTGATCCGCGTCGGCCACGCTTCGCCGGCTTGCGTGTTCAGCAACATTGATGTGTTTGGGGGAGACGCCTGA
- a CDS encoding TldD/PmbA family protein, with product MSISKNPSDAFKVMVDWLRDSVREPEQFTLSYAAEASAFVRFNHAKVRQAGQVQQANVVLKLINDGRHADLQVTLSGDQEGDLRRLSEGLQQLRETLPLLPQDPYLLLNHNGWQSENVQEHPLPDTEQVVDEICAAAEGLDLVGFYAAGPISRGFASSSGALGWHQANSFNFDFSLFHDNGEAVKASYAGHDWSSEGFAKRFAQAREQLEFLGRPLRTLAPGQYRAYLAPAALEEIMGMLSWGGFSAQSIASKSSPLQKLYVGDQAFSPLVSLDEKVSTSLSPAFSGEGYPRSDLRLIVEGKAGDQLVGSRSAAEYGLAANGAGGGEMPSALNMAAGDLSQEQILQQLGTGLYISNLWYLNYSDQPAARMTGMTRFATFWVENGEIQAPVSTMRFDDSAYNLLGSQLEALTAERELLLSASTYSQRNTSSSLLPGALVSRLTLTL from the coding sequence ATGAGCATTTCGAAGAATCCGTCCGACGCCTTCAAGGTCATGGTCGATTGGCTGCGCGACAGCGTGCGCGAGCCGGAACAGTTCACCCTCAGCTACGCCGCCGAAGCCTCGGCGTTCGTGCGCTTCAATCACGCCAAGGTGCGTCAGGCCGGGCAAGTGCAACAGGCCAACGTCGTCCTTAAGCTGATCAATGACGGTCGCCACGCCGACTTGCAGGTAACCCTGTCCGGCGATCAGGAAGGCGACCTGCGCAGGCTCAGCGAAGGCCTGCAACAACTGCGCGAAACCCTGCCGCTGCTGCCGCAGGACCCGTACCTGCTGCTCAACCACAACGGCTGGCAGAGCGAGAACGTGCAGGAGCATCCGCTGCCGGACACCGAGCAGGTGGTGGATGAAATCTGCGCTGCTGCTGAAGGTCTGGACCTGGTCGGTTTTTACGCCGCCGGGCCGATCAGCCGGGGTTTCGCCAGTTCGTCGGGGGCGCTCGGCTGGCATCAGGCCAACAGCTTCAACTTCGATTTCAGCCTGTTCCACGACAACGGCGAGGCGGTGAAAGCCAGCTACGCCGGGCATGACTGGAGCAGCGAAGGTTTCGCCAAACGCTTCGCTCAGGCGCGCGAGCAGCTTGAATTCCTCGGTCGACCGTTACGCACTCTGGCACCGGGGCAATACCGCGCCTACCTGGCGCCGGCGGCGCTGGAAGAAATCATGGGCATGCTCAGTTGGGGCGGGTTTTCGGCACAGTCGATTGCCAGCAAAAGCAGCCCGCTGCAAAAGCTCTACGTCGGCGATCAGGCATTCAGCCCGCTGGTGTCGCTGGACGAGAAAGTCAGCACTTCGCTGAGTCCGGCGTTTTCCGGTGAGGGTTATCCGCGTAGCGACTTGCGCCTGATTGTCGAGGGCAAGGCCGGCGATCAACTGGTCGGCTCGCGCAGTGCCGCCGAATATGGCCTGGCGGCGAACGGCGCGGGCGGCGGTGAAATGCCCAGTGCGTTGAACATGGCCGCCGGTGACTTGTCGCAGGAACAGATCCTCCAGCAGTTGGGCACCGGGCTGTACATCAGCAACCTGTGGTATCTGAACTACTCGGATCAACCGGCCGCACGCATGACCGGCATGACCCGTTTCGCAACCTTCTGGGTCGAGAATGGCGAGATCCAGGCGCCGGTCAGCACCATGCGTTTCGACGACAGCGCCTACAACCTGCTCGGTTCGCAGCTGGAAGCGTTGACCGCCGAGCGGGAGTTGCTGCTGTCGGCCAGTACTTATAGCCAGCGCAATACCTCGTCATCGTTGCTGCCGGGGGCATTGGTCAGCCGACTGACCCTGACCCTGTAA
- the mdtD gene encoding multidrug transporter subunit MdtD, which yields MPNRPPLDAITARWLPWVVAIAFFMQSLDGTILNTALPAMARDLAEDPLRMQGVIIAYMLTVALLIPASGWIADRFGTKKIFFGAILLFSFGSLLCALSSSLSMLIGARVIQGLGGALMLPVGRLVVLRAYPRSELVRIMGFITIPGLLGPLIGPTMGGWMVEYLTWHWIFLINLPVGLIGCYAVWKFIPDLRGSERTRFDSLGFLLFGAAMILITIAMEGLGELHLPHLRVMLLLFAGMACLAAYWLRAGHIDNPLFAPSLFKTRTFAVGILGNLFARLGSGALPFLVPLLLQVALGYSPSQAGMSMLPLAAAAMVAKWVARPLIERLGYRIVLTGNTLALGIMLASMALVSEQTPYWLLLCLLAVLGAINSLQFTAMNTVTLIDLDDASASSGNSLLSVVAQLSLSLGVACAGALLGGFTAQIGNDGVDTVLGAFQLTFVTVGVMAMLAATIFSQLSKEDGRRPKRPEQHIEH from the coding sequence ATGCCCAACCGCCCGCCTCTCGACGCCATCACCGCCCGCTGGTTGCCGTGGGTCGTCGCCATTGCGTTTTTCATGCAGTCCCTCGACGGGACCATCCTCAATACCGCTCTGCCGGCGATGGCCCGCGATCTGGCCGAAGACCCGTTGCGCATGCAGGGCGTTATCATTGCCTACATGCTTACCGTGGCCTTGCTGATCCCGGCATCGGGGTGGATCGCCGACCGTTTCGGCACCAAGAAAATCTTCTTCGGCGCGATCCTGCTGTTTAGTTTCGGCTCGCTGCTCTGCGCCTTGTCCAGCAGCCTGAGCATGCTGATCGGCGCGCGGGTGATTCAAGGCCTCGGCGGTGCGCTGATGCTACCGGTCGGGCGGCTGGTGGTGCTGCGCGCCTACCCCCGCTCGGAGCTGGTGCGGATCATGGGTTTCATCACCATTCCCGGATTGCTCGGCCCCTTGATCGGCCCGACCATGGGCGGCTGGATGGTCGAGTACCTGACGTGGCACTGGATCTTCCTGATCAACCTGCCGGTCGGGTTGATCGGTTGCTACGCGGTATGGAAGTTCATCCCCGACCTGCGTGGCAGCGAACGCACGCGCTTCGATAGCCTGGGTTTTCTGCTGTTCGGCGCGGCGATGATCCTTATCACCATTGCCATGGAAGGTCTTGGCGAACTGCACCTGCCGCACCTGCGGGTGATGTTGCTGCTGTTCGCCGGCATGGCCTGTCTGGCGGCGTACTGGTTGCGCGCCGGGCACATCGACAATCCCTTGTTCGCACCGTCGCTGTTCAAGACCCGCACCTTTGCCGTCGGCATTCTCGGCAATCTGTTCGCCCGTCTGGGCAGCGGCGCCCTGCCGTTTCTGGTGCCGTTGCTGCTGCAAGTGGCGCTGGGGTATTCACCGTCGCAAGCGGGGATGAGCATGCTGCCACTGGCCGCAGCGGCGATGGTCGCCAAGTGGGTGGCGCGGCCGTTGATCGAACGCCTCGGTTATCGCATCGTCCTGACCGGCAACACGCTGGCGCTGGGGATCATGCTGGCGAGCATGGCGCTGGTCAGCGAGCAGACGCCGTACTGGCTGCTGCTGTGCCTGCTGGCGGTGCTCGGCGCGATCAACTCGTTGCAGTTCACGGCGATGAACACGGTGACGCTGATCGACCTCGACGACGCCAGCGCCAGCAGCGGCAACAGCCTGCTGTCGGTGGTCGCGCAACTGTCGTTGAGCCTGGGCGTGGCCTGCGCCGGTGCGCTGCTCGGCGGGTTTACCGCGCAAATCGGCAACGACGGCGTGGACACCGTGCTCGGTGCGTTCCAGCTGACCTTTGTCACGGTTGGGGTGATGGCGATGCTGGCGGCGACGATCTTCTCGCAACTGTCGAAGGAAGACGGGCGCCGGCCCAAACGCCCGGAACAACACATCGAACATTGA
- the dbpA gene encoding ATP-dependent RNA helicase DbpA — protein sequence MTTIATAFNTLPLSAAMLANLESLGYAQMTPIQAQSLPVILKGMDLIAQAKTGSGKTAAFGIGLLNPINPRYFGCQALVICPTRELADQVAKEVRRLARAEDNIKVLTLCGGVSFGPQIASLEHGAHIIVGTPGRIQQHLRKGSLVLDGLNTLILDEADRMLDMGFYDAIEDIIVKTPERRQTLLFSATYPVGIKQLASKFMRDPQTVKAEAFHDDTQIEQRFYEISPEDRMSAVTKVLHHFRPASCVAFCFTKQQVQETVDHLTAKGISAVGLHGDLEQRDRDQVLAMFANRSTSVLVATDVAARGLDIDALDMVINVELARDSEIHIHRVGRTGRAGEKGIAISLVAPGEAHRAQAIEQLQKSPLNWDQIDNLKSQGLAPLQPPMTTLCIGAGRKDKVRPGDILGALTGEAGIPGAQVGKIAIFDFQAYVAVERTVAMQALQRLNDGKIKGRSLRVRIL from the coding sequence GTGACCACCATCGCCACCGCTTTTAATACTCTGCCCCTGTCCGCCGCCATGCTGGCTAACCTCGAATCACTCGGTTATGCCCAGATGACGCCGATCCAGGCGCAGAGCTTGCCGGTGATCCTCAAGGGGATGGACCTGATCGCCCAGGCCAAGACCGGCAGCGGCAAGACCGCCGCGTTCGGTATCGGCTTGCTCAACCCGATCAACCCGCGCTACTTCGGCTGCCAGGCGCTGGTGATCTGCCCGACCCGTGAGCTGGCCGACCAGGTCGCCAAGGAAGTCCGTCGTCTGGCTCGCGCCGAAGACAACATCAAGGTCCTGACCTTGTGCGGCGGCGTGTCGTTCGGCCCGCAGATCGCTTCGCTGGAGCACGGCGCGCACATCATCGTCGGCACCCCGGGGCGCATTCAGCAGCACCTGCGCAAGGGTTCGCTGGTGCTCGATGGCCTGAACACGCTGATCCTCGACGAAGCCGACCGCATGCTCGACATGGGTTTCTACGACGCCATCGAAGACATCATCGTCAAAACCCCGGAGCGCCGTCAGACCCTGCTGTTCTCGGCCACGTACCCGGTGGGCATCAAGCAACTGGCCTCGAAGTTCATGCGTGACCCACAAACGGTGAAAGCCGAAGCGTTCCACGATGACACCCAGATCGAGCAGCGCTTCTATGAGATTTCCCCGGAAGATCGCATGAGCGCAGTGACCAAGGTCCTCCACCACTTCCGCCCGGCCTCGTGCGTGGCGTTCTGCTTCACCAAGCAGCAGGTGCAGGAAACCGTCGATCACCTGACCGCCAAAGGCATTTCCGCAGTCGGCCTGCATGGCGATCTGGAACAGCGTGATCGCGATCAGGTGCTGGCGATGTTCGCCAACCGCAGCACCTCGGTGCTGGTTGCCACCGACGTTGCCGCCCGTGGTCTGGACATCGATGCGCTGGACATGGTGATCAACGTCGAGCTGGCCCGCGATTCGGAGATCCACATTCACCGGGTTGGCCGCACCGGTCGCGCCGGCGAAAAAGGCATCGCCATCAGCCTGGTCGCCCCGGGCGAAGCGCACCGCGCGCAAGCCATCGAACAACTGCAGAAATCGCCGCTGAACTGGGATCAGATCGACAACCTCAAGTCCCAGGGTCTGGCACCACTGCAGCCGCCGATGACTACCCTGTGCATCGGCGCCGGGCGCAAAGACAAAGTGCGCCCGGGCGACATTCTCGGTGCGTTGACGGGCGAAGCCGGGATTCCCGGTGCGCAGGTGGGCAAGATTGCGATCTTCGATTTCCAGGCCTACGTCGCCGTGGAACGCACCGTGGCCATGCAGGCCTTGCAGCGCTTGAACGACGGCAAGATCAAGGGCCGTTCGCTGCGCGTACGTATTTTGTAA
- a CDS encoding BaiN/RdsA family NAD(P)/FAD-dependent oxidoreductase, with amino-acid sequence MRSTEVVIIGAGAAGLMCALTAAGRGRQVLLLDHANKAGKKILMSGGGRCNFTNMYTEPGNFLSQNPHFCKSALARYTQWDFIGMVGKHGVPYHEKKLGQLFCDNKSSDILEMLLDECDQAGVELHLDTSIQTIEKVDSGYLLDTTLGQVQCQSLVIATGGLSIPTLGATGFGYQVAKQFGHELLPTRAGLVPFTITDQLKELCTDLSGTSVDCLVSCNEQSFRENILFTHRGLSGPAILQISSFWESGDTVEINLLPDHDAASWLQQQVAERPNSELKTLLGEIFTKKMANLLADNWFVSKPMKQYTHAELAEIADKLGSWKVVPAGTEGYRTAEVTLGGVDTREVSSKTMESLKSPGLYFIGEVLDVTGHLGGFNFQWAWASGYAAAQYA; translated from the coding sequence TTGCGCTCTACCGAAGTCGTGATCATTGGCGCTGGCGCCGCTGGGTTGATGTGTGCACTGACCGCCGCCGGGCGCGGGCGTCAGGTGTTGCTGCTCGATCACGCGAACAAGGCCGGCAAGAAAATCCTCATGTCGGGCGGTGGCCGCTGCAACTTCACCAACATGTACACCGAGCCGGGCAATTTCCTTTCGCAGAATCCGCATTTCTGCAAATCCGCACTGGCGCGTTACACCCAGTGGGATTTCATCGGCATGGTCGGCAAGCACGGCGTGCCGTACCACGAGAAAAAACTCGGTCAGCTGTTCTGCGATAACAAATCCAGCGACATCCTCGAAATGCTCCTTGATGAATGCGATCAGGCCGGCGTCGAGCTGCACCTCGACACTTCGATCCAGACCATCGAGAAGGTCGACAGCGGTTACCTGCTCGACACCACGCTCGGACAAGTGCAGTGCCAGTCGCTGGTGATCGCCACCGGCGGCCTGTCGATCCCGACGCTGGGCGCCACCGGTTTCGGCTATCAGGTAGCGAAACAGTTCGGCCATGAACTGCTGCCGACCCGCGCCGGACTGGTGCCGTTCACCATCACCGACCAGCTCAAGGAACTGTGCACCGATCTGTCCGGCACTTCGGTGGATTGTCTGGTCAGCTGCAACGAGCAAAGCTTTCGCGAAAACATCCTGTTCACCCACCGAGGCCTCAGCGGCCCGGCGATTCTGCAGATTTCCTCGTTCTGGGAATCCGGCGATACGGTGGAGATCAACCTGCTGCCGGATCACGACGCCGCGAGCTGGCTGCAGCAGCAAGTGGCCGAACGGCCGAACAGCGAGCTGAAGACGCTACTCGGCGAGATCTTCACCAAGAAAATGGCCAACCTGCTGGCAGACAACTGGTTCGTCTCCAAACCGATGAAACAGTACACCCACGCCGAACTGGCCGAGATCGCCGACAAGCTGGGCAGCTGGAAAGTCGTACCGGCGGGCACAGAAGGCTATCGCACGGCCGAGGTGACGCTGGGTGGCGTGGATACCCGCGAAGTCTCGTCGAAAACCATGGAATCGCTGAAAAGCCCCGGCCTGTATTTCATCGGCGAAGTGCTCGACGTCACCGGGCATCTGGGCGGCTTCAACTTTCAGTGGGCGTGGGCGTCCGGATACGCGGCCGCGCAGTACGCTTAA